From the Alteromonas sp. CI.11.F.A3 genome, the window GAAATGCCAAACTATCGTCAACACTTGTGGCGATACCATTGCCAGGTGTTACCTCTCAGAAAGGTAAACTCGCAACTGCGCATTATTATTTCGCAGTACCGCTTTCCCTCTCTGAACGAAATGCACTAGAGCAACTTCATGAACTATTTGCTAAACAAGTCGCTCAAGCACAATCTTTTTTACGCCTACACCAGATGACGACTAAAGACGTGCTAACTGGCTTGGGAAATCGCTCAGGCTTCGATCAGGCACTAGTACGTCAGTTAGGGTGGGCTCAGCGTCACGAGGAAGGCTTTTCATTACTTGTCATAGACTTAGATAATTTCAAATCGGTTAATGATGGCCACGGTCACCGAGAAGGTGATAATGTTTTAGTCCATGTAGCGTCTCAGTTACAACACGTACTAAGAGATGAAGATGAAGCATTTCGATTTGGTGGCGACGAGTTCTGCTGCCTTTTAGATTGCCAAACACAATTTCAGTTAGAATGTGCCGCATCGCGTATTCAGCTTAGTATTAACCAATCAAGTTATTTAAGACGCATGAATGTATCGTGCAGTTTAGGTGGCGCTATTTACCGTGAGGGTGACGATACCGGTAAGCTTTTTGACCGCGCCGATGCTGCGTTATACAAAGTGAAGCAATCTGGTAAAAATAGCTACTTAGCCGCTTAAACCACCCGCTCATATAGGTTTAGTGAATCAAGTATCCTGCGTAGCGTTTTTTAACTGTGAGCGTTTTTTCACTATGAGCGTTTTTAATAATGTTGGCGGAAATTAGCGACAGTGCTTCAGTAAAAATAACGCTAGTACCACAGTGGTTATTGCAGCGTAGAGAGGACACCTCTTACGTATATTAGGTATAATAAATATATCTAAGTAAGTAAGCATCTTTTGGCACGGCTGCCATGAAGTAACAGCTTACTTTTGCCCACTGGCAAATATTTTCCGGCTCCGACACCTTATTACTCACAAAGATAGACTTTAGTCTACACCCACTATTTCAACAGCTAACGTCGGTGGCATGGTTTCCAAGATAACGACTTTTCGATTTACTACCAACGCCACCGCCTCTTCATCTAAAAAGAGTATAGGCGCCTCGGCTCTTTCCCACGTAGGAACCTTCCACTGTTTAAACCAATCTTTAAGTATCTTCGATACCTGTGCGCCTTTTGGCTTTACACGTAGTCCCTTCACGCCCATTTTAATGGTTACTGCGCCCGATAGCTTATTCGTCACTCTTAGCGTTAGGGGTTCTCTCAACCAAAACAATTCGGTGTCGACGCTATCTTTTACATCAAGGCTATGCGGTATCTGGCTGTTTAGTTTTAATAACCAATAAAGGTCGCTATTAAACCTTGCTACTTTTCCCCAAGAAAACGACACTTCAGGCGCAGCATCTTGTTTCGCCAATAGCATATTTTCTATTTGCGCTAATTGTGCTTGAGAGGGATGCAACACCGATTGCTTTGAAAACCATTGGCGCAATACGGCTCGTTGCCAGTTTTTAGACAAGGTAAGCAGCTCAGCGCCTTTTAACTGAGTATCTGTCACTAAGCACTGACTAAGATATATTTCAGCCTGCTCTGTTACTAAGGCCGTTTGCTCGGCACATAGCTGGGCACTTCTTAGTGCAGTTTTTGACAATTGAGGCCATCGCTCAGATAACGCTGGGACAATCTGATTGCGAAGGAAATTACGATCATAGCGATCATCGGCATTTGACTCATCATTGACCCACTGCAAATCAAGGCGATTCGCGGCATCAACAATATCGGTTTTCTGAAGTGCTAACATGGGACGAAGGGTAAGTACCCCATTTCGCCATTGTTGCGCTCCCATGCCTGACAGCCCTTGTGGCCCCGCACCGCGCTTTAACTGCAACAGTACGGTTTCTAGCTGATCTTCAGCATGTTGACCTAAAAGAAGCACGCCATTGTTCGCATGGCAAAACTCATGTAGCACCTTATAGCGGGCGTCTCTGGCTTCAGATTCAAGGCTCTTACGAGCGCCATTATCAACGGCGACGTGATAATGGTTAAGCGGAATTGTTAATTTGTCACATTCAGATTGGCAATGGCGTAGCCACGTATCGGCATTATCGCTCAACCCATGGTGTACATGAACGGCGTGGACAGCCGTAGAAGTTTGCTCGCGAAAGGCATGCAGGACATGCAGCAGTAAGGAGGAATCCACCCCTCCGCTGTAAGCAACAACGAGAAGAGGTGGCGCTTCAAATGATGTGTTAGCAAGTGAGGTAGTGATAGACTCACAGATGTGATTTACAATCTCACTCACTTGCTATGCCCATTCTATACACTCACTGTACTAGTTTCTTCTAGCTTTCTGCGTTTACCTAGCAGTAGCCGAAAGACATAAGACGTTGATAACGTTCTTCCATTAAGTCAGCCGTGTCTAAGGTTTTAAGTTGACTCAACTGCTGTTTAAGTACCGCTTTTAAGTTCGCAGCCATGCTAGTGTGGTCACGATGAGCGCCACCTAGTGGCTCTTCAACAATACTATTAATAAGCCCAAGCTCTTTAATCTGGCCTGCACTTACACCCATTGCTTCTGCGGCTAATGGCGCTTTTTCTGCACTTTTCCACAAAATAGACGCACAACCTTCAGGGGAAATAACCGAGTAAGTTGAATATTGCAGCATGTTCACACGATCGCCAACACCAATCGCAAGCGCGCCGCCTGAACCACCTTCACCAATAACGGTACAAATAATTGGCACCGTAAGTTCAGCCATTTCAAACAAGTTTTTCGCAATGGCTTCACTTTGTCCGCGCTCTTCCGCGCCCACACCTGGGTAAGCCCCTGGCGTATCGATGAAAGTAATGATTGGCAAATTGAAACGCTCTGCCATTTTCATCAAACGCAGTGCTTTACGGTAACCTTCAGGTTTAGGCATACCAAAGTTACGCTTAATTTTTTCGTTGGTGTCGCGCCCTTTTTGATGCCCAATCACCATCACAGGTTGGCCATCTAACATAGCTGGTCCGCCAAGAATGGCTTTGTCATCAGCGAAAGCTCTATCACCTGCCAACTCGTCAAAGTCGGTAAAAATACGCGGGATGTAGTCTAGCGTATAAGGGCGCATAGGGTGACGGGCAAGTTGCGATACTTGCCACGCGCCTAAGTCAGAAAAAATCTTTTTTGTTAGCTCTGCGCTTTTACCGCGCAGCTTGTTAATATCTTCTTCAATACCAACATCGAATTCACCGCCTTGATTCACTAACCTAAGCTCTTCAATTTTTGCTTCTAATTCGGCTATCGGCTGTTCAAAGTCCAAAAACTGTATACTCATTGTATGTCCTATTCGTACTGCGCTTGTCAATGCCAACGCGAGATAGTCAATCTATCGAACTCTACCCACTAATGGTAGAGGATTGAAACGGCTTTTTCTCCCAAACATTGCTTGAGATCGTGCAAAAGTTGATCTTCTGGTGTAACGAACCACCTTGCACCACACGTAATTAGTGCTTCTGCATCGGGATGCGTTACTAATAAATGCACCGGACAACTTCCGCCTTTATAGGCCTGCAAGATAGATTGCATTTGATTAATCTTTTTCGGTTCAAGCAACTGGGTTTCAACATTTAACGCCAATGCTCTCGCGTTTTTCTCCCGTGCCTGAACAATGTCCATTACATCACGGGCGGTGATTGTATTGCCCCCAGAGAAATCATCAAAGCTGACCTGTCCCTTTATGAGCAATATTCTGTCAGTTTCTAGCATAGATTCATACTGTTCGAAGGTATCTGGGAAAAAACGAGCGTCTATTCGCGCACTTTTATCATCAAGTGTGACAATAGCCCAACGTCTTCCTCGCTTATTGGTCATTACCCTAACCCCAAGCACTAAGCCAACAGCATTTGCCATTTGTTCTTTGCCTGTGGGTTTTAAGTCGACCAGCCTTCCATCAGTGTAATGCCTAATTTCTTCGACGTATTGGTTTATAGGATGACCTGTAAGGTATAAACCTAAGGTATCTTTTTCACCTTCTAACCATACTTTTTCTGGCCATAGTGGCACATCAGCAAAAGCTTGTTCTACTTCATCAGGCTCAGTGGTTAGCAAACCAAACATGTCTGACTGTCCAAACGATTCCGCTTTAGCGTGCTGCCCCGCAGCTGCGATAGCATCGGGTAAAGATGCCATGAGTGCAGCCCGGTGAGGGCCTAGATTATCCAGCGCACCCGCGAGTACTAGTTTTTCCAGCACTCGTTTATTAACACGCTTAATATCAATTTTTGCACAAAAATCGAACAAATCTTTAAACGCACCTTGGTTTTCTCTGGCTTCGATAATGGCTTCAATGGGACCTTCACCTACCCCTTTAATAGCGCCAATACCGTATACAATTCTGCCTTTCTCATCGACGGTGAATTTATGCTTACCCGCATTTAAGTCTGGGGGCAATAACTCAAGACCCATTCGACTGCATTCATCAACCAAGGTAACAATTTTATCGGTATTATCCATATCGGCCGACATTACCGCGGCCATGAATTCAGCAGGATAATGGGCTTTTAACCATAAGGTTTGATAAGACACCAGGGCGTAAGCAGCAGAGTGAGATTTGTTAAACCCGTAGCCGGCGAATTTTTCTACCAAGTCGAAAATTTTCATTGCCAAATCTGGGTCGATGTTGTTGTTCTTCGACCCTTCAGCAAACGCGCCACGTTGCTTAGCCATTTCTTCTGGCTTTTTCTTACCCATAGCACGACGTAACAAATCGGCGCCACCTAGGGAGTAGCCCGCCATTTCCTGCGCAATCTGCATTACCTGTTCTTGGTACAAGATAATGCCGTAGGTAGGCTCTAGAATTTCTTGCAAGCATTCGTGCTGGTATTCAGCATCGGGATAAGAAATAGCTTCACGGCCATGCTTACGGTCGATGAAGTTATCTACCATGCCCGATTGCAAAGGTCCCGGTCTAAACAAGGCTACCAAGGCGATAATATCTTCAAAGCTATCTGGCTTAAGGCGTTTTATTAGCTCTTTCATACCGCGAGATTCCAACTGGAACACCGCGGTAGTTTCTGCATTTAGCAGAGTGCGGAAGCTTTTTGCATCCGCTAAAGGAATAGAGGTGATATCAATGTCGATACCCTTCCCTTCCTTCACCATATCAATGGCCCACTGGATAATGGTTAGGGTACGTAACCCCAGGAAGTCGAACTTAACCAGCCCTGCAGTTTCAACATCGTTTTTATCGAATTGAGTAACCGGGTTATTACCTTCATCGTCGCAGTATAGCGGCGCAAAATCGGTAATAGTGGTTGGCGCAATAACTACACCACCAGCATGTTTACCGGCATTTCGCGTTACCCCTTCTAAAATATGCGCCATGTCGATAAGGTCTTTAACCTCTTCGTCTTGGTCGTACACTTCGGGTAAACGAGGCTCGGCGGCAAACGCTTTTTCAAGGGTCATGCCTGGGTCAGGTGGAATAAGCTTTGAAATACGATCGACAAAACCGTAAGGGTGACCTAGTACACGGCCCACATCGCGCACCACGGCTTTTGCCGCCATGGTACCAAAGGTAATAATCTGCGATACCGCCTGACGGCCATAAAGTTCAGCCACGTGATCGATAACTTCATCACGTCTATCCATACAGAAATCGACATCGAAATCCGGCATTGATACCCGCTCAGGGTTAAGGAATCGTTCGAAGAGCAAGTCGAATTCAAGGGGATCAAGGTCGGTAATATCTAATGCATAAGCCACTAAAGAGCCCGCACCAGAACCACGACCAGGGCCTACTGGAATGTTGTTATCCTTACTCCACTGGATGAATTCCATTACGATAAGGAAGTAGCCAGGGAAACCCATTTGGTTGATTACTTCTAACTCGATACGGAGCCTGTCATCGTACTCGGGGCGTTTTTCTGCACGTACTTGCTCATCAGGAAACAGAAACGCTAACCGGCGCTCAAGTCCTTCTTCCGACACTTTGACCAAGAAATCTTCAGTGGTCATGCCACCAGTAGGAAACTGGGGCAAAAAGTATTCGTCTAATCGTACTGTAACGTTGCATCGCTTAGCGATTTCAACCGTATTTTCTATGGCCTCAGGGATATCACTGAAGAGCTCCACCATTTCTTCGCTGGTACGAAGATATTGCTGGTCGCTGTATCGTTTAGGACGGCGAGTATCATCTAGGGTGTAGCCATCATGAATACACACTCGTATTTCGTGCGCGTCGTAACCTTCTTTATTAATGAAGCACACTTCATTGGTTGCTACTACTGGCAAGCCTTCTCGCTCGGCACATTCTACCGCGCGGTGTAAGTAATCTTCTTCACCAGGGCGACCAGTGCGAATAAGCTCAAGATAAAAACGGTCTTGGAAATGGGTTTTATAGAAGGCCAACGATTCTGCCAACAAGCTGGTGTTGTTTTTAGTCAGGGCTACGCCAACATCACCTAACTGAGCACCGGAAAGTATGATTACGCCTTCAGCATGTTCAATAAGCCAATCTTGATCGATAACTGCTCTATGCGCAACGTGACCTCGCAAGTAGGCTTTAGAAATAAGAACCGTAATGTTCTTATAGCCCTCGTTATTCATCGCAAGCAAGGTAAGACGGAACGGCTCATCGCCAAAGGCTTCATTGGTCACCCAGAAATCGGTACCAATAATAGGTTTAATGCCAAGCCCATGTGCACCAGAATAAAACTTTACCAAACCACACATATTCATTTGGTCGGTAATCGCCACAGCAGGCATGTTGTACTCAGACACTTTGCCAAGTATGGGCTTAACCTTATTAAGCCCATCCATCATGGAATAATCGCTGTGTACGCGTAAATGAATAAAAGGCGAGGACATAATTATTGAATCTCTTGT encodes:
- the tilS gene encoding tRNA lysidine(34) synthetase TilS, yielding MSEIVNHICESITTSLANTSFEAPPLLVVAYSGGVDSSLLLHVLHAFREQTSTAVHAVHVHHGLSDNADTWLRHCQSECDKLTIPLNHYHVAVDNGARKSLESEARDARYKVLHEFCHANNGVLLLGQHAEDQLETVLLQLKRGAGPQGLSGMGAQQWRNGVLTLRPMLALQKTDIVDAANRLDLQWVNDESNADDRYDRNFLRNQIVPALSERWPQLSKTALRSAQLCAEQTALVTEQAEIYLSQCLVTDTQLKGAELLTLSKNWQRAVLRQWFSKQSVLHPSQAQLAQIENMLLAKQDAAPEVSFSWGKVARFNSDLYWLLKLNSQIPHSLDVKDSVDTELFWLREPLTLRVTNKLSGAVTIKMGVKGLRVKPKGAQVSKILKDWFKQWKVPTWERAEAPILFLDEEAVALVVNRKVVILETMPPTLAVEIVGVD
- the dnaE gene encoding DNA polymerase III subunit alpha, whose amino-acid sequence is MSSPFIHLRVHSDYSMMDGLNKVKPILGKVSEYNMPAVAITDQMNMCGLVKFYSGAHGLGIKPIIGTDFWVTNEAFGDEPFRLTLLAMNNEGYKNITVLISKAYLRGHVAHRAVIDQDWLIEHAEGVIILSGAQLGDVGVALTKNNTSLLAESLAFYKTHFQDRFYLELIRTGRPGEEDYLHRAVECAEREGLPVVATNEVCFINKEGYDAHEIRVCIHDGYTLDDTRRPKRYSDQQYLRTSEEMVELFSDIPEAIENTVEIAKRCNVTVRLDEYFLPQFPTGGMTTEDFLVKVSEEGLERRLAFLFPDEQVRAEKRPEYDDRLRIELEVINQMGFPGYFLIVMEFIQWSKDNNIPVGPGRGSGAGSLVAYALDITDLDPLEFDLLFERFLNPERVSMPDFDVDFCMDRRDEVIDHVAELYGRQAVSQIITFGTMAAKAVVRDVGRVLGHPYGFVDRISKLIPPDPGMTLEKAFAAEPRLPEVYDQDEEVKDLIDMAHILEGVTRNAGKHAGGVVIAPTTITDFAPLYCDDEGNNPVTQFDKNDVETAGLVKFDFLGLRTLTIIQWAIDMVKEGKGIDIDITSIPLADAKSFRTLLNAETTAVFQLESRGMKELIKRLKPDSFEDIIALVALFRPGPLQSGMVDNFIDRKHGREAISYPDAEYQHECLQEILEPTYGIILYQEQVMQIAQEMAGYSLGGADLLRRAMGKKKPEEMAKQRGAFAEGSKNNNIDPDLAMKIFDLVEKFAGYGFNKSHSAAYALVSYQTLWLKAHYPAEFMAAVMSADMDNTDKIVTLVDECSRMGLELLPPDLNAGKHKFTVDEKGRIVYGIGAIKGVGEGPIEAIIEARENQGAFKDLFDFCAKIDIKRVNKRVLEKLVLAGALDNLGPHRAALMASLPDAIAAAGQHAKAESFGQSDMFGLLTTEPDEVEQAFADVPLWPEKVWLEGEKDTLGLYLTGHPINQYVEEIRHYTDGRLVDLKPTGKEQMANAVGLVLGVRVMTNKRGRRWAIVTLDDKSARIDARFFPDTFEQYESMLETDRILLIKGQVSFDDFSGGNTITARDVMDIVQAREKNARALALNVETQLLEPKKINQMQSILQAYKGGSCPVHLLVTHPDAEALITCGARWFVTPEDQLLHDLKQCLGEKAVSILYH
- a CDS encoding GGDEF domain-containing protein, with the protein product MDFSTTIYDSTQHDNFYPPASTGQALSASEITSFISEILSTLELEKLGEIYFRQLNGFFSLAGLSLSDLDTRWVYGNAKLSSTLVAIPLPGVTSQKGKLATAHYYFAVPLSLSERNALEQLHELFAKQVAQAQSFLRLHQMTTKDVLTGLGNRSGFDQALVRQLGWAQRHEEGFSLLVIDLDNFKSVNDGHGHREGDNVLVHVASQLQHVLRDEDEAFRFGGDEFCCLLDCQTQFQLECAASRIQLSINQSSYLRRMNVSCSLGGAIYREGDDTGKLFDRADAALYKVKQSGKNSYLAA
- the accA gene encoding acetyl-CoA carboxylase carboxyl transferase subunit alpha, which translates into the protein MSIQFLDFEQPIAELEAKIEELRLVNQGGEFDVGIEEDINKLRGKSAELTKKIFSDLGAWQVSQLARHPMRPYTLDYIPRIFTDFDELAGDRAFADDKAILGGPAMLDGQPVMVIGHQKGRDTNEKIKRNFGMPKPEGYRKALRLMKMAERFNLPIITFIDTPGAYPGVGAEERGQSEAIAKNLFEMAELTVPIICTVIGEGGSGGALAIGVGDRVNMLQYSTYSVISPEGCASILWKSAEKAPLAAEAMGVSAGQIKELGLINSIVEEPLGGAHRDHTSMAANLKAVLKQQLSQLKTLDTADLMEERYQRLMSFGYC